The Kluyvera intermedia genome window below encodes:
- the recN gene encoding DNA repair protein RecN, translating to MLAQLTISNFAIVRELEIDFNSGMTAITGETGAGKSIAIDALGLCLGGRAESDMVRAGASRADLCARFALKDTPAALRWLEENQLEDGRECLLRRVISSDGRSRGFINGTAVPLSQLRELGQLLIQIHGQHAHQQLVKPEHQKSLLDAYAGESDLAQKMAEHYRLWNQSCRDLAMHQQQSQERTARAELLQYQLRELIEFHPLPGEYEQIDEEYKRLANSGQLIATSQHALAILADGDDVNLQSQLYTARQLAGELASMDGKLSSVLDMLEEAAIQLSEASDELRHYCDRLDLDPNRLYELEQRLSKQISLARKHQISPEALPEYYQSLLEEQQQLDDQTDSLETLKLSATRQHQMALETAQLLHAQRKASADELAQLITDSMHMLSMPHGVFDIDVRFEEQHLTAEGADRIEFRVTTNPGQPLQAIAKVASGGELSRIALAIQVITARKMETPALVFDEVDVGISGPTAAVVGKLLRQLGESTQVMCVTHLPQVAGCGHHHFYVSKETDGEMTETHMQPLDKRARLQELARLLGGSEVTRNTLANAKELLAA from the coding sequence ATGTTGGCACAACTGACCATCAGTAATTTTGCGATCGTTCGTGAACTTGAGATCGACTTCAACAGTGGAATGACGGCAATCACCGGGGAAACCGGTGCCGGTAAATCTATTGCCATTGATGCGCTTGGTCTGTGCCTGGGTGGCCGTGCCGAATCTGACATGGTGCGTGCCGGCGCCAGCCGTGCCGATCTTTGTGCCCGCTTCGCGTTAAAAGATACGCCCGCTGCATTGCGGTGGCTTGAAGAAAACCAACTGGAAGATGGTCGCGAGTGCCTGCTTCGCCGCGTGATCAGCAGCGACGGTCGTTCTCGTGGTTTTATCAACGGCACCGCCGTTCCCCTCTCGCAGCTACGTGAGCTGGGGCAATTACTCATCCAGATCCACGGACAACACGCGCATCAGCAGTTGGTGAAGCCTGAGCATCAAAAAAGCCTGCTTGATGCCTATGCTGGTGAAAGTGACCTCGCACAAAAAATGGCAGAGCACTACCGCTTGTGGAATCAAAGCTGCCGCGACCTCGCCATGCACCAGCAGCAGAGCCAGGAGCGCACCGCCCGTGCCGAACTGCTGCAATATCAGCTCAGAGAACTGATTGAGTTCCACCCTCTTCCAGGCGAATACGAACAAATAGATGAAGAGTACAAACGGCTCGCTAACAGCGGGCAGTTAATTGCCACCAGTCAGCATGCTTTAGCCATTCTGGCCGACGGGGACGACGTCAATCTACAAAGCCAGCTTTATACCGCCCGTCAGCTAGCCGGTGAACTGGCCAGTATGGACGGGAAGCTTTCTAGCGTCCTCGATATGCTGGAAGAAGCAGCGATCCAACTGAGTGAAGCCAGCGATGAGCTACGCCACTATTGCGATCGTCTCGATCTTGACCCAAACCGTCTATACGAACTTGAGCAGCGTTTATCAAAGCAGATTTCTTTGGCTCGTAAGCACCAAATCTCACCGGAAGCGCTGCCGGAATATTATCAGTCATTGCTTGAAGAACAGCAGCAGCTTGATGACCAGACGGATTCGCTGGAGACGCTAAAGCTCTCTGCAACACGCCAACATCAAATGGCGCTAGAAACGGCACAGCTGCTGCATGCGCAGCGTAAGGCAAGTGCCGACGAATTAGCGCAGTTGATTACCGACAGCATGCATATGCTCTCCATGCCGCACGGCGTATTTGATATCGACGTCCGCTTTGAAGAGCAGCATCTGACGGCTGAAGGTGCAGACCGCATTGAATTCCGCGTCACCACCAACCCAGGGCAACCGCTACAGGCCATTGCCAAAGTCGCCTCCGGTGGTGAACTGTCGCGTATTGCGTTAGCCATTCAGGTGATTACCGCACGTAAAATGGAAACGCCGGCCCTCGTTTTTGATGAAGTTGACGTGGGCATCAGCGGCCCTACCGCTGCGGTGGTGGGAAAACTACTGCGCCAGTTAGGCGAATCAACTCAAGTCATGTGTGTTACCCACCTGCCGCAGGTAGCGGGTTGCGGACATCATCATTTCTACGTCAGCAAAGAAACCGACGGTGAAATGACTGAAACTCACATGCAGCCGCTAGATAAACGTGCCCGTCTACAAGAGCTAGCACGCCTTCTTGGTGGGAGCGAAGTCACACGAAACACCCTTGCGAATGCGAAAGAGTTGCTGGCTGCATAA
- a CDS encoding inner membrane protein YpjD produces the protein MPVFALLALVAYSISLALIIPGLLQKNSGWRRMAILSATVALVCHAFALEARILPGGEGGQNLSLLNVGSLVSLMICTVMTIVASRNRGWLLLPIVYVFALINLAFATFMPNEFITHLEATPGMLVHIGLSLFSYATLIIAALYALQLAWIDYQLKNKKLAFSHEMPPLMVIERKMFHITQVGVVLLTLTLCTGLFYMHNLFSMENIDKAVLSIIAWFVYIVLLWGHYHEGWRGRRVVWFNVAGAGILTLAYFGSRVIQQFVS, from the coding sequence CTACTCCATCAGCCTCGCGCTGATTATCCCTGGTCTGCTGCAAAAAAACAGCGGCTGGCGGCGTATGGCCATTCTCTCCGCCACCGTTGCGCTGGTATGCCATGCGTTTGCACTGGAAGCACGTATTTTGCCGGGAGGTGAAGGCGGGCAGAATCTCAGCCTGTTAAACGTCGGCTCCCTTGTTAGCCTGATGATCTGTACGGTGATGACGATTGTCGCCTCAAGAAACCGTGGCTGGCTGTTATTGCCTATTGTTTATGTCTTCGCGCTGATAAACCTTGCGTTCGCCACCTTCATGCCTAACGAATTCATCACCCATCTGGAAGCGACACCGGGGATGCTGGTGCATATTGGCCTGTCGCTGTTCTCTTATGCAACGCTGATTATCGCTGCTTTATACGCACTACAGCTGGCGTGGATCGACTATCAGTTGAAGAACAAAAAGCTGGCATTTAGTCATGAAATGCCGCCGCTGATGGTTATCGAACGCAAAATGTTCCACATCACGCAAGTTGGCGTCGTACTGCTCACCCTCACGCTCTGTACCGGCCTGTTTTACATGCATAACCTCTTTAGCATGGAAAATATTGATAAGGCCGTCCTTTCTATCATTGCCTGGTTTGTCTATATCGTATTGTTGTGGGGCCACTATCATGAAGGCTGGCGCGGTCGTCGGGTCGTCTGGTTTAACGTTGCGGGCGCCGGCATTCTGACCCTTGCCTATTTCGGTAGTCGTGTCATTCAACAATTTGTGAGTTAA
- a CDS encoding HlyC/CorC family transporter produces the protein MEHISTTTLIVTLIIMVVISAYFSGSETGMMTLNRYRLRHLAKQGDRRARRVEKLLQKPDRLISLVLIGNNLVNILASALGTIVGMRLYGDMGVAIATGILTFVVLVFAEVLPKTIAALYPEKVAYPSSFLLAPLQIIMMPLVWLLNIITRLLMRMMGIKTDITISSALSKDELRTIVNESRTQISRRNQDMLLSVLDLEKVSVDDIMVPRNEIVGININDDWKSIVRQLTHSPHGRIVLYRDSLDDAISMLRLREAYRLMTEKKEFTKEVMLRAADEIYFVPEGTPLSIQLVKFQRNKKKVGLVVDEYGDIQGLITVEDILEEIVGDFTTSMSPSLAEEVNPQNDGSVIIDGGANIRELNKAFNWHLPEDEARTVNGMIVEALEEIPAAGTRVRIAQYDIDILDVQDNVIKQVQVSPIRPLRESVAD, from the coding sequence TTGGAACATATTTCAACCACCACGCTGATCGTCACATTGATCATCATGGTGGTCATCTCCGCCTATTTCTCCGGTTCTGAAACCGGCATGATGACGCTAAACCGTTACCGCTTACGTCATCTGGCGAAACAAGGCGACCGCCGGGCTCGTCGCGTCGAAAAGCTACTGCAAAAGCCTGACCGTTTAATCAGCTTGGTGCTGATTGGCAACAACCTCGTTAATATTCTGGCCTCTGCACTTGGTACGATTGTCGGTATGCGCCTGTATGGCGATATGGGTGTGGCGATCGCCACCGGGATCTTAACCTTCGTGGTGCTGGTTTTTGCGGAAGTCCTGCCGAAAACCATTGCCGCACTGTATCCGGAAAAGGTTGCCTATCCCAGCAGCTTCCTGTTAGCACCGCTGCAAATAATTATGATGCCGCTAGTGTGGCTGCTGAATATTATTACCCGCCTTCTGATGCGCATGATGGGCATCAAAACGGATATCACGATCAGTAGCGCGCTCAGCAAAGATGAACTGCGCACTATCGTGAACGAATCGCGCACGCAAATCTCACGTCGTAATCAGGACATGCTGCTATCGGTTCTGGATTTAGAAAAGGTGAGCGTTGACGACATCATGGTGCCACGCAACGAAATCGTGGGTATTAACATCAATGATGACTGGAAGTCCATCGTCCGCCAACTGACGCACTCCCCACACGGCCGTATCGTGCTGTACCGCGATTCTCTCGACGATGCCATCAGCATGTTGCGCTTGCGCGAAGCCTACCGCCTGATGACTGAGAAAAAAGAGTTCACCAAAGAAGTCATGCTACGCGCCGCGGATGAGATCTACTTTGTGCCTGAAGGCACCCCGCTCAGCATTCAACTGGTTAAATTTCAACGCAATAAGAAAAAAGTCGGCCTGGTGGTTGATGAGTACGGCGATATTCAGGGGCTGATTACAGTCGAAGATATTCTCGAAGAAATTGTCGGCGATTTTACCACCTCCATGTCCCCTTCCCTTGCTGAAGAGGTCAATCCGCAGAACGATGGTTCGGTCATTATTGACGGTGGCGCCAATATTCGTGAACTCAATAAAGCCTTTAACTGGCATCTACCGGAAGATGAAGCGCGAACGGTTAACGGTATGATTGTAGAGGCATTAGAAGAGATCCCTGCGGCAGGTACGCGAGTGCGTATCGCGCAATACGATATCGATATTCTCGACGTGCAGGATAATGTGATTAAGCAGGTTCAGGTGAGCCCGATACGACCGCTTCGGGAAAGTGTGGCGGATTAA
- the nadK gene encoding NAD(+) kinase: MNNHFKCIGIVGHPRHPTALTTHEMLYRWLCTKGYDVIVERQIAQELKLDNVKTGTLAEIGQKADLAVVVGGDGNMLGAARTLARYDVSVIGINRGNLGFLTDLDPDNAHQQLADVLEGNYIAEKRFLLEAQVCQQNCQKRISTAINEVVLHPGKVAHMIEFEVYIDETFAFSQRSDGLIISTPTGSTAYSLSAGGPILTPSLDAITLVPMFPHTLSARPLVINSNSTIRLRFSHRRNDLEISCDSQIALPIQEGEDVLIRRSEYHLNLIHPKDYSYFNTLSTKLGWSKKLF, from the coding sequence ATGAACAATCATTTCAAGTGTATCGGTATTGTAGGACACCCTCGTCACCCGACGGCCCTGACGACACATGAAATGCTCTATCGCTGGCTTTGCACCAAAGGCTACGATGTGATTGTTGAGCGCCAGATAGCCCAGGAACTGAAGCTTGATAACGTTAAGACCGGTACGCTGGCGGAAATTGGTCAGAAAGCTGATCTCGCCGTTGTTGTGGGAGGGGATGGGAATATGCTCGGTGCTGCCCGCACGCTTGCGCGTTACGACGTGAGCGTTATCGGCATTAACCGTGGCAACCTGGGTTTTCTAACCGACCTCGACCCAGATAATGCCCACCAGCAGCTTGCCGACGTGCTGGAGGGGAATTATATCGCCGAAAAACGTTTCCTTCTGGAAGCGCAGGTATGTCAGCAGAACTGCCAGAAGCGGATCAGTACCGCCATTAACGAAGTGGTACTCCACCCAGGTAAAGTCGCGCATATGATCGAGTTTGAAGTGTATATTGATGAAACTTTTGCCTTCTCTCAACGCTCAGACGGGCTGATTATCTCAACCCCTACCGGTTCAACGGCTTACTCACTCTCAGCGGGTGGCCCCATTCTGACGCCATCACTGGATGCAATTACGCTGGTGCCGATGTTCCCGCACACCCTGTCAGCGCGTCCGCTGGTGATTAACAGCAACAGCACTATTCGACTGCGTTTCTCCCACCGCCGCAACGACCTGGAAATCAGCTGTGACAGCCAGATTGCGCTGCCTATCCAGGAGGGTGAGGATGTTTTGATTCGCCGTAGCGAATATCACCTCAATCTAATTCATCCTAAAGACTACAGCTATTTCAATACATTAAGCACCAAGCTCGGCTGGTCAAAAAAGTTGTTCTAA
- the grpE gene encoding nucleotide exchange factor GrpE, producing the protein MSSKEQKTPEGQSPEEIIMDQHEEVEAVESDASAEQVDPRDEKIANLESQLAEAETRERESVLRVKAEMENLRRRTEIDVEKAHKFALEKFINELLPVLDSLDRALEVANKDNEAMAGMIEGIELTRKSMLDVVAKFGVQVVADINVPMDPNVHQAIAMVESDEIAAGNVLMVMQKGYTLNGRTIRAAMVSVAKAKG; encoded by the coding sequence ATGAGTAGTAAAGAACAGAAAACGCCTGAGGGGCAATCCCCGGAAGAAATTATCATGGATCAGCACGAAGAAGTTGAGGCGGTTGAATCAGACGCTTCTGCTGAGCAGGTGGATCCGCGCGATGAAAAAATTGCGAACCTTGAGTCGCAGTTAGCGGAAGCCGAAACCCGCGAGCGTGAAAGCGTGCTGCGTGTGAAGGCGGAAATGGAAAACCTGCGTCGTCGTACTGAAATCGACGTCGAGAAGGCTCACAAATTCGCCCTGGAAAAATTCATCAACGAACTTCTGCCAGTGCTGGATAGCCTGGATCGCGCATTGGAAGTTGCCAACAAAGACAATGAAGCGATGGCGGGGATGATTGAAGGTATCGAACTGACCCGTAAGTCTATGCTGGATGTGGTGGCTAAGTTTGGTGTGCAGGTCGTTGCGGATATCAACGTCCCGATGGACCCGAACGTTCACCAGGCCATTGCGATGGTAGAGTCTGACGAAATCGCTGCTGGCAACGTGCTGATGGTGATGCAAAAAGGCTATACACTGAACGGTCGAACCATTCGCGCTGCGATGGTCTCCGTTGCAAAGGCGAAGGGCTAA